Genomic window (Apodemus sylvaticus chromosome 22, mApoSyl1.1, whole genome shotgun sequence):
agcagtggaggagtgttcctctttctccgcaccctctccaacacctgctgtctcctgaatttttaatcttagccattctgactggtgtaagatgaaatcttagggttgttttgatttgcatttccctaatgactaatgaagtggagcattttttaagatgcttctccgccatccgaagttcttcaggtgagaattctttgtttaactctgtaccccattttttaatagggttgttcggttttctggagtctaacttcttgagttctttatatatattggatattagccctctatctgatgtaggattggtgaagatcttttcccaatttgttggttgccgatctgtcctcttgatggtgtcctttgccttacagaaactccgtaaccttatgaggtcccatttgtcaattcttgctcttagagcatacgctattggtgttctgttcagaaactttctccctgtaccgatgtcctcaagggtcttccccagtttcttttctattagcttcagagtgtctggctttatgtggaggtccttgatccatttggatttgagcttagtacaagagacaaggatggatcaattcgcattcttctgcatgctgacctccagttgaaccagcaccatttgttgaaaaggctatcttttttccattggatgttttcagcctctttgtcgaggatcaagtggccataggtgtgtgggttcatttctggatcttcaatcctgttccattgatcctcctgggcaggcagatttctgagttcgaggccagcctggtctacagagtgagttacaggaaagctggggctacacagagaaaccctgtctcgaaaaaccaaaaataaaataaaataaaaaagaaagaaagacaaagtctcGTGTAACCTAGGCTGGCATAAACTCAAGAGGTGCCCAGAGTAGCTTCCAATTCAGTAGTTCTCATGCTTCCAAAGGCTGGGACAACCTTTCCTCATGTTAAGGTGATTCTAAACATAAAAGTATTTCATTGCTGTTTCCTGACTGATTTTTCTAATGTAATGATAGTAATATAAACatttgatatgcagaatatctgacgTGCCACTCCTGTGACTGAGACTTGGTACAGTCAAAGAGgtggtgacccacaggttgagaaccagtgctcaACTGATAATCTTCCCATCACTACCTGTCGTCAATAGTTGGGATGACAGGCATATTATGATGCCCAATTTCCTCTGGTACTTTGTCTTACTGACAAGCTCAGTCCATGGAACACACAAGCCAAGCATTGGTAGCCAGGGAAGATGTGTGAACACACAAGCCAAGACAATGTCTGCTCTCCATTTGGACCATAATGCTCTCTTTTGGGTGATCAGAGACACAGTCTGCCTAAGTGTATACAACGGGTGCTTAAGTACCTATGTGATATTGAGAATCTTGGCTCTGTGTAAGTCTTTTCTGTGACATGAACTATGGAAAAGGACTTGGGAAGTTATATGACCTTTTGAGCAACTGTATGAAGTGCCCTTCTCTGTGGGCAGATGCCTATGTCGTGGACCTGACAAATAGACTTCTTTAGATGACTGAACACCACCATCATGCCATCCTGCTGTGCATCACTTCAGGGATGCTCAGAAGAAACACTACTCCAGCTCCCATGGTCACTGTGCCCATGAGAGCTGCTGAGGTCAGCCTCAGGAGAGTTAGATGCAGTCACAACCACTGCTCAGAGACACTTCGCTTTAGCCAAAAGAAGCCTCAGTGACTTCTCCAAGATCCCAATTATCTCCAGATGGTCTCATGAGATTGGAGATATTTTTCCCATTGACTGAGGAAATGCCCATGAATGATACTCATTTGAGGCTTGTGATTAATGGACAGCAGTAAGGACAATTTCcccaaaatgtacatatttatgaattctagaccagtggttctcaacccgtgcATCACTGCCCCCACATCGATTGAATATCAGGTGTCATGCATATTAGTTACTTACATTGTTATTTATAACAGTAGGAAAATCAATGTTATGAAGTAgcactgatataattttatgtgtgtggaccCCATAACATGATGTATGAACTGTATGAATTATTTGCCACATTAGGAAAGTGGAGAACCTCTGAACTAGACACGTACATGAAAtggctcctttttctttctgagttcaagtcctgatgGGTTTACATAGTCAGTattaagacagccagggctacctgctGAGACCctgacataaaacaaacaaacaaacaaacaaacaaatgaacagctaagttaaaaggaaaaacatgggATCCACAGAGCAAGGTCATAAGAACAGCACAGCCACACAGTCCCCACTGCTGTAGGGTCATGTGCAGGGACACACAGTGACCACGCTGGGCCTCAGGGCTCCCAGTCCAGGGGACTTCAGTTACTGCTGCatcagaggggctggagggatcACAAGACACAGCAGCTACATCATGAAAGGGCAGACATTTTCTTACTCATTTTCTAATTACTGAAGAGCCTaaggagagaagacagatgtGTCCTGGGGAGCTGGAGGAGAAATGAGGGACTGTGGAGACAGGTGTCAGTTACACTTAGACCAGAGGACAGCAGAACTTCCAATGGCCCCCACTATATGTTCTGAGCTGAGGTTGGAGCCGTGTGGAGATGCTGCACACATGGACCAACTGGAGCCCTGACACAGGACAGAGAGAGTCAGCTTCATCCTGGAGAATTTCCTCCAATGTGAGTTCATGGGTGGAAGTGGACGGGACAGTAGTGTTAGTTTGGGAACAAAAAGGGAGTGAGCTATGGGGTGGGGCACATGCTGACACCCAGAGTGGGGGGTGGTTCTGTCAGAGCAGACAATGACATATCATGGCACAGGAGGCAGCAAAGGCTTGTCACAACTACAAGAAAAGATGCTGTTGGCAAAGGTATAGACAGAGCCAAGGGAAAGGAATATGAAAGGAAGGTCAGAGTTGTGGAGCCTGAGGTGACATGTAGAGGACAAGGAAGCCACAGGTGTCAAAGCCTGAGCCCTGTTGGCTCACCATGTGTCACGGTGAGTTGGGTCCCATTAATCGACTGCCAAACCTTCATGCCTTCTGTTGTTAGCAGAGAAACTCGGCTGAAGTATGTGGTCTGGTCAGTCTCCTTCAAGTTCAGGATTCTGAGGACTCCAGATGTCTGACCCTGTGTCCAGTTCAGGATGAGCCGGTCCTTGAAGTGCTCATGTATGAAAGGCAGGGTGGAGTTGTAGATGAATTCCCCATGGAAGTGGTTCAATCTCCACGCTATGCTCATCTGCGGATCCTTGGCCAACTCCCAGGAGAAGTGGAAGGAGAAGGGGATCTCGATGGAGCCACCCTGGACCCCAGAGAGGTTTGCTGGTTGGTTGAAGCCATACGCCTTTCCTTCGTTGGATCCTGCTGAGTTTCCTGTGAAGGATGAGGAGAATCTGAAGGCAGTGCAGGGATGGAAGGACAACCGGAGCATCCTGAGCC
Coding sequences:
- the LOC127673098 gene encoding paired immunoglobulin-like type 2 receptor alpha isoform X1, producing the protein MGKEEARSIKEVAGHKEVEMERSCPDSVPHMRRPEDVCHFILVLSGLLSTAVLLPRVLPFLMALLVSLPGGPLAMALLLSAACLHTGNSAGSNEGKAYGFNQPANLSGVQGGSIEIPFSFHFSWELAKDPQMSIAWRLNHFHGEFIYNSTLPFIHEHFKDRLILNWTQGQTSGVLRILNLKETDQTTYFSRVSLLTTEGMKVWQSINGTQLTVTHGFLCVAPAFL
- the LOC127673098 gene encoding paired immunoglobulin-like type 2 receptor alpha isoform X3, which codes for MGKEEARSIKEVAGHKEVEMERSCPDSVPHMRRPEDVCHFILVLSGLLSTAVLLPRVLPFLMALLVSLPGGPLAMALLLSAACLHTGNSAGSNEGKAYGFNQPANLSGVQGGSIEIPFSFHFSWELAKDPQMSIAWRLNHFHGEFIYNSTLPFIHEHFKDRLILNWTQGQTSGVLRILNLKETDQTTYFSRVSLLTTEGMKVWQSINGTQLTVTHGSSVIRK
- the LOC127673098 gene encoding paired immunoglobulin-like type 2 receptor alpha isoform X2; its protein translation is MGKEEARSIKEVAGHKEVEMERSCPDSVPHMRRPEDVCHFILVLSGLLSTAVLLPRVLPFLMALLVSLPGGPLAMALLLSAACLHTGNSAGSNEGKAYGFNQPANLSGVQGGSIEIPFSFHFSWELAKDPQMSIAWRLNHFHGEFIYNSTLPFIHEHFKDRLILNWTQGQTSGVLRILNLKETDQTTYFSRVSLLTTEGMKVWQSINGTQLTVTHGSSVIRR